The following proteins come from a genomic window of Varunaivibrio sulfuroxidans:
- a CDS encoding COG4280 domain-containing protein, which translates to MIGLAHSSAAVSAAFLASLVEFVEALTIVLAIGAVRGWRSALLGAAAGVVFLVLLAAAFGPLLGALPISLLQLAIGILLLLFGMRWLRKAILRSAGILKIHDETAIFKRETAELKTQAPTHGPWDAIALIGSFKAVVLEGLEVIFIVIAVGAPTGALIAASVGAGAALLVVVILGVAIHRPLSRVPENTLKFAVGVILSGFGVFWIGTGLGISWPGEDLSILWLIFGFWVTAILSVRLCRGRTTVPSAPPRETAS; encoded by the coding sequence ATGATCGGTCTGGCCCATTCCAGCGCGGCTGTTTCCGCCGCATTTCTGGCCTCCTTGGTCGAGTTCGTCGAGGCCTTGACCATCGTGCTGGCCATCGGCGCCGTGCGCGGCTGGCGATCCGCGTTGCTGGGTGCGGCGGCTGGAGTGGTCTTTTTGGTCTTGTTGGCCGCCGCCTTTGGACCTTTGCTCGGCGCGCTTCCGATCTCGTTGCTTCAGCTTGCGATCGGCATTCTTTTGCTGCTTTTCGGCATGCGTTGGCTACGCAAGGCGATTTTGCGTTCCGCCGGAATTCTCAAAATTCATGATGAAACCGCCATATTCAAGCGCGAAACCGCCGAATTGAAGACGCAAGCCCCCACCCATGGCCCTTGGGATGCGATCGCCCTGATCGGCAGTTTCAAGGCCGTGGTGTTGGAAGGGTTGGAAGTTATTTTTATCGTCATCGCCGTCGGCGCACCCACCGGCGCCCTTATCGCGGCCTCGGTGGGCGCGGGCGCGGCCCTTCTTGTCGTCGTCATATTGGGCGTCGCGATCCACCGGCCATTATCCCGGGTGCCGGAAAATACCCTGAAATTCGCGGTGGGGGTGATCTTATCGGGATTCGGGGTGTTCTGGATTGGGACGGGACTGGGCATTTCCTGGCCCGGCGAGGATCTTTCCATTCTGTGGCTTATTTTTGGATTTTGGGTGACGGCGATACTTTCCGTCCGTCTTTGTCGGGGCCGGACCACGGTACCTAGCGCCCCCCCGCGGGAGACCGCGTCATGA
- a CDS encoding cytochrome ubiquinol oxidase subunit I has protein sequence MDLFDPVFLARLQFAFTISFHIVLPAFSIGLASYLAVLEGLWLITKRDIYLSVFQYWLKIFAIVFAMGVVSGIVLSYEFGLNWSVFSDKTGPVIGPLMGYEVMSAFFLEAGFLGVMLFGLKKVGPKVHFMATLMVALGTLASAFWIIAVNSWMQTPAGYAINPAGQFVPVDWWAVIFNPSFPYRLVHMVLAAYLTTALAVGAVGAWHLLKDRENLAARVMFSMAMGMAAFVGPLQILAGDMHGLNTLKHQPAKIAAMEGHFETQKGAPLILFGLPNMAKRTVEYAVQIPHLGSEVLTHQWNGEIKGLEAFPRGDWPDVPIVFWSFRVMVAIGFAIFALGFWSFVARRKKRLFTDVRLHWAALAMGPAGFIAVLAGWVTTEVGRQPYTVYGLLRTADSASPLGLAAVGASLLGFVVVYLGVFASGFFYIGRQMKKTPWRNPDPASPQNDSGVHAETEKVEGVL, from the coding sequence ATGGATTTGTTCGACCCAGTATTCCTGGCACGCCTCCAGTTCGCGTTCACCATCAGTTTCCATATCGTTCTTCCCGCCTTTTCCATTGGTTTGGCGAGCTATCTCGCGGTCCTTGAGGGCCTGTGGCTGATAACCAAACGGGATATCTATCTCAGCGTTTTTCAATATTGGCTAAAGATTTTCGCCATCGTCTTCGCCATGGGGGTCGTTTCGGGGATCGTTCTCAGTTACGAATTCGGCCTGAATTGGAGCGTCTTCTCCGACAAAACCGGCCCCGTGATCGGCCCCTTGATGGGCTATGAGGTGATGAGCGCGTTCTTCCTTGAGGCCGGGTTCCTGGGCGTGATGTTGTTCGGTCTGAAAAAAGTCGGCCCCAAGGTCCACTTCATGGCGACCCTGATGGTGGCGCTGGGCACCCTGGCCTCGGCGTTTTGGATTATCGCCGTCAACAGCTGGATGCAGACCCCGGCGGGGTACGCCATCAATCCCGCGGGGCAATTTGTCCCGGTCGATTGGTGGGCGGTAATTTTCAATCCCTCGTTTCCCTATCGCCTTGTGCATATGGTGTTGGCGGCCTATTTGACGACGGCCCTGGCGGTCGGCGCGGTCGGCGCGTGGCACCTATTGAAAGACCGCGAAAACTTGGCGGCGCGGGTAATGTTCTCGATGGCCATGGGGATGGCGGCGTTCGTTGGCCCACTGCAAATTTTGGCCGGCGACATGCACGGCCTGAACACGTTGAAGCATCAACCGGCCAAGATCGCCGCCATGGAGGGTCATTTCGAAACCCAGAAGGGCGCGCCGTTGATCCTGTTCGGATTGCCCAACATGGCCAAGCGCACCGTCGAGTACGCGGTGCAAATTCCACACCTGGGTTCGGAAGTGCTGACCCACCAATGGAACGGCGAGATCAAGGGACTGGAGGCCTTCCCCCGCGGCGACTGGCCCGACGTGCCGATCGTATTTTGGAGCTTCCGGGTGATGGTCGCCATCGGGTTTGCGATTTTCGCCCTTGGTTTCTGGAGCTTCGTGGCGCGGCGCAAGAAGCGGCTGTTCACCGACGTCCGCCTCCACTGGGCGGCTTTGGCGATGGGACCCGCCGGATTTATCGCCGTTCTCGCCGGCTGGGTGACGACCGAGGTCGGACGTCAGCCCTACACCGTGTACGGTCTGTTGCGGACCGCCGATTCGGCCTCGCCGCTGGGCCTCGCCGCCGTCGGGGCCTCCCTATTGGGGTTTGTGGTCGTTTATCTCGGGGTGTTTGCGTCGGGCTTTTTCTACATCGGCCGTCAGATGAAAAAGACGCCGTGGCGAAATCCCGACCCGGCTTCTCCGCAGAATGATTCAGGCGTTCACGCGGAGACAGAGAAAGTGGAGGGTGTGCTCTGA
- the cydB gene encoding cytochrome d ubiquinol oxidase subunit II translates to MVIDYPLIWALLIALAVLIYVLLDGFDLGVGILFPFAEGESSRDQMMNSVAPIWDGNETWLVLGGGGLLATFPLAYAVILPALYAPLVVMLLALVLRGVAFEFRWKTRRFLPVWNVAFAGGSVLAALCQGIVLGAWVQGIAYANRAYAGGSWDWLTPFSVLCGVALVCGYALLGSTWLILKTQGALQVRAYVWARRAAAGLLVMIVLVSVWMLLLDPRFVTRWLSGVAAVYVFVVPLLVVAVGLVLFRALANFDDVIPFFAAQSLFLLSYIGLGIGVFPDMVPMRITIWQAAAPTVSLKFLLIGAAFLLPIILGYTAYSYWVFRGKVKPGEGYHD, encoded by the coding sequence ATGGTCATTGATTATCCTCTAATTTGGGCGTTGCTGATCGCCCTCGCCGTTCTTATTTACGTCCTGCTCGATGGTTTCGACCTTGGGGTCGGCATCTTGTTTCCGTTCGCCGAGGGCGAATCCTCGCGCGACCAGATGATGAATTCCGTCGCTCCAATCTGGGATGGCAACGAAACGTGGCTGGTGTTGGGCGGTGGGGGGCTGTTGGCGACCTTTCCATTGGCTTATGCGGTGATTTTGCCGGCGCTGTACGCCCCCCTCGTCGTTATGCTCTTGGCGCTGGTCTTGCGTGGGGTGGCGTTCGAATTTCGTTGGAAAACGCGGCGTTTCCTCCCGGTCTGGAATGTCGCCTTCGCCGGCGGCTCGGTACTCGCCGCGCTCTGCCAGGGAATTGTCCTGGGGGCATGGGTGCAGGGTATCGCCTACGCCAACCGCGCTTACGCGGGGGGGAGCTGGGATTGGTTGACCCCGTTTAGCGTGCTCTGCGGCGTCGCCCTGGTGTGCGGATACGCCTTGCTGGGCAGCACTTGGCTGATCTTGAAAACCCAGGGCGCGTTGCAGGTGCGCGCCTACGTTTGGGCGCGGCGCGCCGCCGCCGGATTGTTGGTGATGATCGTGCTGGTCAGCGTCTGGATGCTGCTGCTCGACCCGCGCTTCGTGACACGTTGGTTGAGCGGGGTCGCCGCCGTCTATGTTTTCGTCGTCCCGCTTTTGGTGGTTGCGGTGGGGCTTGTACTGTTTCGCGCACTGGCCAATTTCGACGACGTCATTCCCTTTTTCGCGGCGCAGAGCTTGTTTTTACTGTCCTATATCGGCCTCGGAATCGGTGTTTTCCCCGATATGGTGCCGATGCGCATCACCATTTGGCAGGCCGCCGCTCCGACCGTCAGCCTGAAGTTCCTCCTGATCGGCGCGGCCTTCCTGCTGCCGATCATTCTCGGCTACACCGCCTATTCGTACTGGGTGTTCCGCGGCAAGGTGAAGCCGGGCGAGGGGTACCACGATTAA
- a CDS encoding phosphate-starvation-inducible PsiE family protein, translated as MTDDDETLRQHEPGHDLHLEHEDPTIRVLHRIIRVAVKVLAVLMVMVIVWGIGDVVFVLYQRVTEPPFMLLQISDILATFGAFLAVLIAIEIFINISMYLSTNVIPVRLVVATALMAISRKVIIFDYERITPHYIYGTASVVLALGITYWLITRRN; from the coding sequence ATGACCGACGACGACGAAACATTGCGCCAGCACGAACCCGGCCACGACCTCCATCTTGAGCACGAAGACCCGACTATACGCGTTCTCCACCGGATCATTCGCGTCGCCGTCAAGGTTCTTGCGGTGTTGATGGTGATGGTCATCGTGTGGGGCATAGGGGACGTCGTCTTCGTGCTCTACCAGCGCGTCACGGAACCGCCCTTCATGCTGTTGCAGATCAGCGACATCCTCGCCACCTTCGGCGCGTTTCTCGCGGTGTTGATCGCGATCGAGATATTCATAAACATCAGCATGTACCTCAGCACCAACGTCATCCCGGTGCGCCTCGTCGTCGCCACCGCCTTGATGGCGATTTCGCGGAAGGTCATCATTTTCGACTACGAACGGATTACGCCGCATTATATTTACGGTACGGCCAGCGTCGTCCTGGCGTTGGGGATCACATACTGGCTGATCACCCGGCGCAATTGA
- the ubiV gene encoding ubiquinone anaerobic biosynthesis protein UbiV, which produces MSHPTTLVMGPVLYNWDPEAWRDFYFRIADEADVDEVCVGEVVCSKRTPFFEPYIGDVIERLLAADKQVTLSTLALIMTKREMQSVRDLAAMDDDNITVEANDVSATALLSGRPHAIGPFVNVYNEGTLAFLAARGARSVCLPVELGRDAIAALAKDAPTALEVLVFGRLPLAISARCYHARAHDLHKDGCQYVCAKDPDGMEVETLDGKPFLAVNGVQTLSHAYTDLGAHIAELQSMGVSRLRLSPHQNTDMPSVAAIVRDLSAGTIAPEEARARLAALNPAADFCDGYFNAAPGCERMDG; this is translated from the coding sequence ATGAGCCACCCCACAACCCTGGTCATGGGTCCGGTCCTTTACAATTGGGACCCGGAGGCCTGGCGGGACTTCTATTTTCGTATCGCCGACGAGGCCGATGTTGACGAGGTTTGCGTCGGCGAGGTGGTCTGTTCCAAGCGCACGCCCTTTTTCGAACCCTATATCGGCGACGTCATCGAACGCCTGTTGGCGGCGGACAAGCAGGTCACGTTATCGACGCTGGCGTTGATCATGACCAAACGCGAGATGCAGAGCGTCCGCGACTTGGCCGCAATGGACGACGACAACATCACGGTCGAGGCCAACGACGTCTCGGCCACCGCGCTTCTCAGCGGGCGGCCCCATGCCATCGGCCCCTTCGTCAACGTCTATAACGAAGGCACGCTGGCGTTTCTCGCCGCCCGTGGAGCGCGGTCGGTCTGCCTGCCCGTCGAATTGGGCCGGGACGCCATCGCCGCCCTAGCCAAGGACGCGCCCACCGCGCTCGAGGTGCTGGTCTTCGGGCGCTTACCCCTGGCGATCTCGGCGCGCTGCTATCACGCCCGCGCCCACGATCTGCATAAGGACGGCTGCCAGTACGTCTGCGCCAAGGACCCCGACGGCATGGAGGTCGAAACCCTGGATGGCAAGCCCTTCCTGGCGGTCAACGGGGTGCAAACTCTATCCCACGCCTATACCGACCTCGGCGCGCACATCGCCGAACTGCAATCCATGGGTGTTTCCCGCTTACGCCTATCGCCGCACCAAAACACCGACATGCCCTCCGTCGCCGCCATCGTGCGGGACCTCAGCGCCGGAACCATCGCCCCCGAGGAGGCCCGCGCCCGCCTCGCCGCGCTCAACCCCGCCGCCGATTTCTGCGACGGCTACTTCAACGCCGCCCCGGGCTGCGAACGAATGGACGGGTGA
- the ubiU gene encoding ubiquinone anaerobic biosynthesis protein UbiU, whose amino-acid sequence MSAMELVCPAGTPAALKAAVDNGADAVYMGFRDATNARNFPGLNFSRPELEQSLAYAHARNCKIFLAINTFPEAGNPDPWFQAVDDGAALGVDAVILADIGMLAYTTEKHPDLRRHLSVQASASNPESIRFYADTFDVKRVVLPRVLTLGEITALNKEISVETEVFVFGGLCVMAEGRCALSSYVTGQSPNVNGVCSPACAVRYEEDGDRMISRLGDFTINIFEQGEAAGYPTLCKGRFKAGGKISYLFEDPVSLNAASILPELAAAGVSALKIEGRQRGKAYIAQVAASFRSAVDAIAEGGGRGAPSDLTAITEGQQKTAGAYQKTWR is encoded by the coding sequence ATGAGCGCCATGGAACTGGTTTGTCCCGCAGGCACGCCCGCAGCGCTAAAGGCCGCCGTGGACAACGGCGCCGACGCCGTTTACATGGGCTTTCGCGACGCCACCAACGCGCGCAATTTTCCCGGCCTCAACTTCAGCCGCCCCGAGTTGGAGCAAAGCCTGGCGTACGCCCACGCCCGCAATTGTAAAATTTTCCTGGCGATCAACACCTTTCCCGAAGCGGGCAACCCGGACCCCTGGTTTCAGGCGGTTGACGACGGTGCGGCGCTCGGCGTGGATGCGGTAATCCTCGCCGATATCGGCATGCTCGCCTACACCACGGAAAAACATCCCGACCTGCGTCGCCATCTATCGGTCCAAGCATCGGCGTCGAACCCGGAATCGATCCGCTTTTACGCCGACACTTTCGACGTCAAGCGGGTGGTCCTGCCCCGTGTCCTGACGCTGGGGGAAATTACCGCGTTGAACAAGGAAATTTCGGTCGAGACCGAGGTCTTCGTCTTCGGCGGCCTGTGCGTGATGGCCGAGGGACGCTGCGCCTTGTCGTCCTACGTCACCGGGCAATCGCCCAACGTCAACGGCGTCTGCTCGCCGGCCTGCGCGGTGCGCTACGAGGAAGACGGCGATCGCATGATCTCGCGTCTCGGCGATTTCACCATCAACATTTTCGAACAGGGCGAGGCCGCCGGCTACCCGACCCTGTGTAAGGGTCGCTTCAAGGCCGGGGGCAAGATATCGTACCTATTCGAAGACCCGGTCAGCTTGAACGCCGCCTCGATCCTGCCCGAACTGGCCGCGGCGGGCGTCTCGGCCTTGAAAATCGAAGGCCGCCAGCGCGGCAAGGCCTATATCGCCCAGGTCGCCGCCTCGTTCCGCAGCGCCGTTGACGCCATCGCCGAAGGTGGCGGCCGTGGCGCCCCGTCCGACCTGACGGCGATTACCGAAGGCCAACAAAAAACAGCTGGCGCGTACCAAAAAACCTGGCGTTAA
- the ubiT gene encoding ubiquinone anaerobic biosynthesis accessory factor UbiT, which translates to MFPQHGTPPPFTPVLLAGIAARPLSPRLLQPLVDRAFRRFHQTQPDLFDRLSQLSDPTYFIDPCDLPFAFILDADGAGANVEVTHEKTRPTAATIRGPLMSLLDLLEGRIDGDALFFSRTLTIEGDTEAVLALRNAVDGAEVNLIETILPSFGPLSRPLHGLAHAGGRLFERARRDLELLQSSLLASRHGGKTP; encoded by the coding sequence GTGTTTCCTCAGCATGGAACCCCACCGCCGTTTACGCCGGTTCTGCTGGCCGGAATCGCCGCGCGACCCCTCTCACCGCGACTGCTTCAACCCCTTGTGGATAGGGCCTTCCGGCGTTTTCACCAGACTCAACCGGATTTATTCGACCGCCTTTCACAGTTGTCCGACCCGACTTACTTCATCGACCCCTGCGATTTGCCTTTCGCCTTTATTCTGGACGCCGACGGCGCCGGGGCGAACGTTGAGGTGACGCATGAAAAAACGCGGCCCACCGCCGCCACCATTCGCGGCCCCTTGATGAGTCTGCTCGATCTCTTGGAAGGGCGCATTGATGGCGACGCCCTGTTTTTTTCGCGCACCCTAACCATCGAGGGCGACACCGAAGCCGTGCTCGCCCTGCGCAACGCCGTCGATGGCGCCGAGGTCAACCTCATCGAAACCATCCTGCCCTCCTTCGGCCCGTTGTCTCGACCTCTGCACGGCCTGGCCCATGCCGGGGGACGCCTGTTCGAGCGGGCGCGCCGGGATCTCGAACTTTTGCAGTCATCATTGCTGGCCTCACGGCACGGGGGGAAAACGCCATGA
- a CDS encoding GAF domain-containing sensor histidine kinase yields MTENAGSPAGLLALVQSLNNAFAASLDLDTTLETGVREIKEHLHAEAASLFLIDIDTEENVCQACSGPVDIFGMRLPSGEGIIGRTLRERAPLIVDNVSADQHFSRRVDEATGFKTLSLLCAPMIIQGVAIGVLEVVNKLGGRPFSEQDRMTLSALAATTAMAVHNARQASDLVDKEAVVKASKAKTDFVSSLSHELRAPLNTVLGFAQLLESDPLVEAHPHLSLSIGQIRKGGKHLLFLVDEILDLAKIEAGKLKVHISEIVAYDAMEECLGMIGEMARERGISVHNKIGEGEAPIFLADAVRFKQVILNLLTNAIKYNVAGGKVIVSCAQTGHGMLRFSVADNGSGIPSRLQQAVFQPFTRLSEDAAKIEGTGIGLSISQKLVDLMNGVIGFESENGVGSTFWVDFPLAHEEEQDSGEHRPAASGDGDVWGLKPDGD; encoded by the coding sequence GTGACGGAAAACGCGGGTTCCCCAGCCGGGTTACTGGCTCTTGTGCAGTCTCTCAACAATGCCTTCGCCGCGTCGTTGGACCTCGACACGACGCTTGAAACGGGGGTGCGTGAAATCAAGGAGCACCTGCACGCCGAGGCTGCATCGTTGTTTTTGATCGATATCGATACGGAAGAGAACGTGTGTCAGGCATGTTCGGGCCCGGTAGATATTTTCGGCATGCGGCTGCCGTCCGGCGAAGGCATTATCGGGCGGACCCTTCGCGAGCGCGCCCCCCTGATCGTGGATAACGTCAGTGCGGACCAGCATTTTTCGAGGAGGGTCGATGAGGCGACCGGGTTTAAAACGCTGTCGTTGCTGTGTGCGCCGATGATTATTCAGGGTGTGGCGATCGGCGTTCTCGAGGTTGTCAATAAATTAGGGGGGCGTCCATTTTCCGAACAAGATCGCATGACGCTGTCCGCCTTGGCGGCGACGACGGCGATGGCGGTGCACAACGCGCGCCAAGCCTCCGATCTTGTCGATAAGGAAGCAGTGGTTAAGGCGTCGAAGGCGAAAACGGATTTCGTTTCCTCCCTCAGCCACGAACTGAGGGCGCCCCTCAACACGGTCTTGGGGTTCGCGCAGCTGTTGGAAAGCGACCCTCTGGTGGAGGCGCATCCGCATCTTTCGTTATCCATTGGGCAAATACGAAAGGGCGGAAAACACCTGCTGTTCTTGGTCGATGAAATTCTCGATCTGGCGAAAATAGAGGCTGGTAAATTAAAGGTTCATATCAGTGAAATTGTCGCTTACGACGCGATGGAAGAATGTCTGGGCATGATCGGTGAAATGGCTCGGGAGCGCGGAATTTCCGTGCATAATAAAATAGGTGAGGGCGAGGCGCCCATTTTTTTGGCCGATGCGGTGCGTTTTAAGCAGGTCATTCTTAACCTTCTGACCAACGCGATTAAATATAACGTCGCCGGGGGCAAGGTTATCGTGTCTTGTGCGCAAACCGGCCATGGCATGCTCCGTTTCTCCGTCGCCGACAACGGATCGGGAATCCCTTCTCGGCTACAGCAGGCGGTCTTTCAGCCCTTCACCCGTTTAAGCGAGGACGCCGCCAAAATCGAAGGGACGGGAATCGGTTTATCGATCAGCCAAAAGCTGGTCGATTTGATGAACGGCGTCATCGGCTTCGAAAGTGAAAATGGCGTGGGAAGCACGTTTTGGGTCGATTTTCCCCTAGCGCACGAGGAAGAACAAGATTCCGGCGAACATCGCCCCGCCGCCTCGGGAGACGGGGACGTGTGGGGTTTGAAACCAGACGGAGACTGA
- the sciP gene encoding CtrA inhibitor SciP yields the protein MKHDTSHDRPVGGTIGGASSTANIDHVSTDERDMDANELPPADTKRWVSTRKAQVVTAVRTGVITLEEACRRYALSIEEFVSWQQKLDRHGTAGLRVTHHHRRRG from the coding sequence ATGAAACACGATACATCCCACGACCGCCCCGTGGGCGGAACGATCGGTGGAGCCTCGTCCACGGCGAATATTGACCACGTCAGCACGGACGAGAGAGACATGGACGCCAACGAACTTCCGCCGGCGGACACAAAACGCTGGGTTAGCACACGCAAGGCCCAAGTCGTCACCGCCGTGCGTACGGGCGTCATCACATTGGAAGAGGCGTGCCGCCGATATGCGCTGTCGATCGAGGAATTCGTATCCTGGCAGCAAAAATTGGATCGCCACGGCACGGCCGGCCTACGGGTTACACACCATCATCGTCGGCGTGGATAG
- a CDS encoding flagellar hook-basal body complex protein, whose protein sequence is MSLYGALFSGVSGLTAQSSAMGAISDNITNVSTIGYKGTTTNFQTLVTKQTSSTFYSAGGVQSKPRQQTDVQGLLQSSTSQTDISMSGAGFFVVNQAPVPGISDPYLYTRAGSFIQDDQGFLKNAQGYYVQGWPTDPAGTVIPANTNLTVPNQNVISSDYLESINLNRVGGTAAATNTVAIGANLPSSDVAGTSHKTDVQFFDSLGNANNLSINYTKSTTGNQWNVGIAPPPGTAVSTLYDNSGNVYSSSGLVEFTAIPAAGSTIKIGFGSATATTYTFVNGAPTGNQIQVDGGKTLSQVVAALVAKVQSADQAFAVQSNRIEVKPGVSTAIQFNEGGVGEIYVDLSATLNSTGGAVTNQTGSFTVKQTDNAYSNYTMLRFDPANLPANGDTISIRGTTYTFQSAEPASDGDTVITTSTFGAMMADLENSIEANDSVLAVTGNRVKQFDLDNNGTNDTLYIETVANVTDNIDTSGMTAASRPKDGDLTAYASTTIPVATASGIVFSADGLPSTFNVKDLELLGFANGAQNMNNATNEGKRITFDFGTVGQANGLTQFGAEFTPNFITQNGSKFGTFSGVTIGTDGLVTALFDNGETRKIFKIPVATFTNPNQMSSQTGNVWTATQNSGDYTLRNAGSGAAGQIIQSALEASTVDIGAEFTSMIVVQRAYSASTKIISTADQMLQELMNVKR, encoded by the coding sequence ATGAGCTTGTATGGTGCACTGTTTTCAGGCGTTTCCGGCCTGACCGCCCAATCGAGCGCGATGGGCGCCATTTCCGACAATATCACCAACGTCTCGACCATCGGCTACAAGGGGACGACCACAAATTTTCAGACATTGGTGACCAAGCAAACCTCTTCGACGTTTTATTCCGCGGGCGGCGTACAGTCCAAGCCGCGCCAGCAAACCGACGTCCAAGGATTGTTGCAATCATCGACATCGCAGACCGATATTTCCATGTCCGGCGCCGGATTTTTCGTCGTCAATCAGGCGCCGGTTCCAGGAATTAGCGACCCGTACCTATATACCCGCGCCGGATCGTTTATCCAGGACGATCAAGGTTTCTTGAAAAATGCACAGGGCTATTACGTCCAGGGTTGGCCCACCGACCCCGCAGGAACGGTCATTCCGGCGAACACGAACTTGACCGTCCCCAATCAAAACGTCATTTCCTCGGACTACTTGGAAAGCATCAACCTTAATCGGGTCGGCGGCACGGCGGCGGCGACCAATACGGTCGCAATCGGCGCCAACCTGCCGTCCAGCGACGTCGCCGGAACCTCGCATAAAACGGACGTCCAGTTCTTCGATTCCCTAGGCAACGCCAACAACCTGTCGATCAACTACACCAAATCGACCACCGGAAACCAGTGGAACGTCGGAATCGCACCGCCACCGGGCACCGCCGTCAGTACTTTATACGACAATTCCGGGAACGTTTATTCCAGTTCGGGGTTGGTCGAATTCACCGCCATCCCCGCCGCCGGCAGCACCATTAAGATCGGCTTCGGATCGGCCACGGCGACGACTTATACCTTCGTCAACGGCGCACCGACCGGCAACCAGATCCAGGTTGACGGCGGGAAGACCTTGAGCCAGGTCGTCGCCGCGCTGGTCGCCAAGGTGCAAAGCGCCGATCAAGCCTTCGCCGTGCAGTCCAATCGCATAGAGGTCAAGCCCGGCGTATCGACCGCCATTCAATTCAACGAGGGCGGCGTTGGCGAAATTTACGTCGATCTTTCGGCGACCTTGAATTCCACTGGCGGCGCGGTGACCAATCAAACCGGATCGTTCACCGTCAAGCAGACGGATAACGCCTACAGCAATTACACCATGCTGCGCTTCGACCCGGCGAACCTTCCGGCCAACGGCGACACCATCTCCATTCGCGGCACCACATATACCTTCCAGTCGGCGGAGCCGGCGAGCGACGGCGACACCGTCATCACCACCAGCACCTTCGGCGCCATGATGGCCGACTTGGAGAACTCGATCGAGGCCAATGATTCGGTTCTCGCGGTGACCGGCAACCGGGTCAAGCAATTCGACCTGGACAACAACGGCACCAACGACACCCTGTATATCGAAACCGTCGCCAACGTCACCGACAACATCGACACCTCGGGCATGACCGCGGCGTCGCGGCCCAAGGACGGCGACTTGACGGCCTACGCCTCGACTACCATTCCGGTGGCGACGGCGTCGGGCATCGTGTTCAGCGCCGACGGCCTGCCCTCGACCTTCAACGTCAAGGATCTCGAATTGCTTGGCTTTGCCAACGGCGCGCAAAACATGAACAACGCCACCAATGAAGGCAAACGCATCACCTTTGACTTCGGCACCGTCGGACAAGCTAACGGACTGACTCAGTTCGGCGCCGAGTTCACGCCCAATTTCATCACCCAGAACGGGTCGAAATTCGGCACCTTCTCCGGCGTCACCATCGGCACCGACGGTCTTGTCACCGCCTTGTTCGACAACGGCGAAACGCGCAAGATTTTCAAAATCCCGGTGGCCACTTTCACCAACCCCAACCAGATGTCGTCGCAAACGGGAAACGTATGGACGGCGACCCAAAATTCGGGGGATTACACCTTACGCAACGCCGGTAGCGGGGCGGCAGGCCAGATCATTCAAAGCGCGCTCGAAGCCTCGACCGTGGATATCGGCGCCGAGTTCACCTCGATGATCGTAGTCCAGCGGGCCTATTCGGCAAGCACCAAAATTATCTCGACGGCCGATCAGATGCTTCAAGAATTGATGAACGTCAAACGATAA
- a CDS encoding flagellar hook assembly protein FlgD encodes MSILSGVGTTGAADTSTQSGQSKNKLNKDLNQFLTLLVTQLKNQDPLQPLKANEFTNQLVQFASVEQQINQNSNLEKLLTLQKSSQVSSMVSYLGRSIEATGQQFQLQKGVGKFSYTLGANVQDTTVTIQNAKGLTVYSGPGETASGKHVFNWDGKNNSAQQMPDGAYTVNISAKDHLGNIQDVAQTIFGTVTGAGVDAGSAMLDMGAVRTKMDNVISVQ; translated from the coding sequence ATGTCAATTTTAAGCGGCGTCGGCACCACGGGAGCGGCCGATACATCGACACAGTCCGGTCAATCGAAGAATAAGCTCAACAAGGACCTCAATCAGTTCCTCACCCTGTTGGTGACGCAACTCAAAAACCAGGACCCTTTGCAGCCTCTAAAGGCCAACGAGTTCACCAACCAATTGGTCCAATTCGCCAGCGTCGAGCAGCAAATCAATCAGAACTCCAATTTGGAAAAATTGCTGACCCTGCAAAAATCCTCTCAGGTTTCCTCGATGGTCAGCTATCTGGGGCGCTCGATCGAGGCCACCGGACAGCAGTTTCAATTACAGAAGGGCGTCGGAAAATTCAGCTATACCCTGGGCGCCAACGTGCAGGACACCACCGTCACCATCCAAAACGCCAAGGGCCTGACCGTGTATTCGGGACCGGGAGAAACCGCCTCGGGCAAGCACGTCTTCAACTGGGACGGCAAGAACAATAGCGCTCAGCAAATGCCCGACGGCGCCTATACGGTCAATATTTCCGCCAAGGACCATCTGGGCAATATCCAGGACGTCGCCCAAACCATCTTCGGCACGGTAACAGGAGCAGGTGTCGATGCCGGAAGCGCCATGCTCGACATGGGTGCGGTGCGCACGAAAATGGACAACGTGATATCCGTACAATAG